In Glycine max cultivar Williams 82 chromosome 4, Glycine_max_v4.0, whole genome shotgun sequence, the genomic stretch CACACGGTTCTTGAAAGGGGCGAAGAATATGAGCAATGCTTGGAGCGTCGCAACGGGGAGGCACGTGAGGAGCACGGACGTGATGGCCCACTTGTCATTATTCGGTGTCTTCCTTTTTATCGAAGCATTGAGAAGGAATAATAGGGTTACGAGGAACGCGGGTTCGAAGAATCCGAGGGAGAGTACGATGTGGACTTTGCAGAGGTTGGCTTGTTGGGATATACTAAAAGAGGGTACAAAAGGGTACAGATATTTTCGGCGAAAAAAAGGTAACCGGAGAAGTTCGGTGATGGACCATAAGAATATGAATAACACAAGGAGGAACCGTACGGTCCAGAGCGAGTTGAAGCCTTGTAAGTGTGTGATGGATTTTGATTTGAAGCGAAGGTGGAAGATGAAGCATAGGGACAAAACGGAGAGGATTATTAACCCGGAGATGAAGATTACGGTGATGAGGTCGAAAGCTGAGTTGAGGAGTGGTAATGAAAGCGTGAACAACATGGATcactcttatcttttttttttctttcttgttcttttttttgggggggtaTGTATTATATGTGTggttacatatatatacatgtactAATGTGTGTAAGTGTCTATTTTTCCATCGATGTATTCTGTTGGTTGGAATTCCCAGATTGCTTGTAATAATGACCCCACCAAATT encodes the following:
- the LOC102660354 gene encoding uncharacterized protein; this translates as MLFTLSLPLLNSAFDLITVIFISGLIILSVLSLCFIFHLRFKSKSITHLQGFNSLWTVRFLLVLFIFLWSITELLRLPFFRRKYLYPFVPSFSISQQANLCKVHIVLSLGFFEPAFLVTLLFLLNASIKRKTPNNDKWAITSVLLTCLPVATLQALLIFFAPFKNRVPAESSVVLNDGYGFETVLCAYPFLSSVLFAVFGVAYSSWFLFSCWRVLLLVINKGLRVRIYVLASIVLVAIPLQIVSLGFSVLWSPHQEVYGVVSLVGFLAAFGCATAGEGILVIKPISDALDAGGNCCVSTPQPGARQSEETEESGVVVRLEGG